From Pseudomonadota bacterium, a single genomic window includes:
- a CDS encoding 1-acyl-sn-glycerol-3-phosphate acyltransferase: MELAALARRTKAYGLLAACAAVGVLTTVLIPLPLTLLIGRRFRREDVLRRVHLMGPWARFCARRVLALRLDVVGQAQVPSSSRGHLFICNHQSYVDIVALVVVLRTGAFLAKSTVAWFPFIGAAAYAAGSVFVRRNDAASRRQALAETMRMCAESTGVIVFPEGTRSSNGELRSRIHPGAIIGAFEHGLRVIPVGLDGTHRVTPKSNDRVNRQQPVAVTVGAPMNPADFPDPETWTQAVWARVGELFTQSRDRLIQR, from the coding sequence ATGGAACTCGCCGCGCTTGCCCGCCGCACCAAGGCCTATGGCCTGCTCGCGGCCTGCGCCGCCGTCGGCGTGCTGACGACGGTGCTGATCCCGCTGCCGCTGACGCTGCTGATCGGCCGCCGCTTTCGGCGCGAGGACGTGCTGCGCCGCGTGCATCTGATGGGACCGTGGGCCCGCTTCTGCGCCCGCCGCGTGCTGGCGCTTCGCCTCGACGTCGTCGGCCAGGCGCAGGTCCCCTCGTCCAGTCGGGGCCACCTCTTCATCTGCAATCACCAGAGCTACGTCGACATCGTCGCCCTGGTAGTGGTCCTGCGGACGGGCGCCTTCCTCGCCAAGAGCACGGTCGCCTGGTTCCCCTTTATCGGAGCGGCCGCCTACGCGGCCGGGTCGGTCTTCGTGCGACGCAACGATGCTGCCAGCCGCCGTCAGGCCTTGGCCGAGACGATGCGCATGTGCGCCGAATCGACCGGCGTGATCGTCTTTCCGGAGGGGACCCGCTCGTCGAACGGCGAGTTGCGAAGCCGCATCCACCCGGGGGCGATCATCGGCGCCTTCGAGCACGGACTGCGCGTCATCCCGGTCGGCCTCGACGGGACGCATCGCGTGACGCCCAAGAGCAACGACCGCGTCAATCGGCAGCAACCGGTCGCCGTGACCGTCGGAGCGCCGATGAACCCCGCTGACTTCCCCGACCCGGAGACTTGGACACAAGCTGTCTGGGCGCGGGTCGGCGAGCTCTTCACCCAAAGCCGTGACCGACTGATTCAACGCTAG